The nucleotide window CGAGATTCAGGCCGCCGATGCCGGTCTGCGTGACGAAGGGATAGACGTCGAAGTCGGGATCGGGCCGCCCGCTCCAGATGCTGAGCGTCGCCTGATGCTGCGCCTTCTGCATCATCTCCAAAAACGCGGCGCCTTCGAGAATCTGGATCTGCGCGTGGATGCCGGCCTCCGCGGCCATCGACTGGATCGCCTGCGCGATCGACGCGTCCTGCTGCCCCGCGCCGGCCAGCAGCAGCGTAAACGTGAAGCCGCCCGGGCGGCCCGCCTGCGCGAGCCTTTCCTTGGCGAGGGCGATGTTGCGGTCGGGAATCGCGATCGATGGATCGTAGGCCGGCGTCCCGTTCGGGAAGAACGACCGGGCGGGATACGCGGCCCCGCGGAGCACGACGTTCGCGAGCGCGCGCCGGTCGATGGTAAGACTCAGCGCCTGCCGCAGTAGCTTGTTGTCGAACGGCGGCTTGGTCACGTTGAGCGGCATGGCGTTCCACTGGAACGCGCCGCGCTCGAGCAGGTGGAACCCGGCGCCCGGCTGCGCCGCCTCCTTGGCCAGCTCGGGCACCTGCGGGAGCGGCACGTTCGCCACGATATCCACGTCGCCGCTCTTGAGGTTCGCGATGCGCGCCGGGTCGCTCGCGATCACGCGAAACACCAGGCGATCGGCGTAGGGGAGGCCCTTCGCCCAGTAGTCGGGATTGCGCTCGAACGTCGTGTGGTCTTGTGGAACACGCTCGACGAACCGGTACGGTCCCGTGCCGACCGGGTGCTGGGTGAAGTTCATCCCTTCCTTCGCCAACGCCGCTGGCGACAGCATCATCCCCGCGCGGTCCGTGAGCGCGTAGAGCAGCGGGCTGTACGGCCGATCCATGACGACCTGGACCGTCAGCGGGTCGACGGCCGTCACCCGCTGCACCGGCCGCATCTCCGCCTTCCGGATCGGCGGGAACTTCGGGTCGAGCATGCGGTCGAAGTTGACCTTGACCGCTTCGGCGTTGAACGGCGTGCCGTCCTGGAACTTGACGCCGTCGCGGAGCTTGAAGGTGACCGTGCGCCCGTCCGGCGTCACGGTCCACGAGGTGGCCAGCATCGGCACGATCGTCAGATGTTCGTCCGTGTCGACCAGCTTGTCAAAGAGATTCTGGTACGGCTGCCGGTCGATCGCGGCCCCGGAGAGGTGCGGATCGAGCGTGACGATGTCGCCGCTCAACGCCACCCGCAGCATGCCGCCGCGATGCACGCCCTGTCCCGCCGCCATCGAGGCAAGTCCGAATCCGAGTACGCAGACCACCCACACGGCCATCGCCCTGGGCACCAACGCCACCCCCGTCCTCCGGACTAGCCGGCTTTAATTTCATGCTGGCCGGCCGCATGTCGGCCGGCAGGATGCGCCGGCGTCGCCCCCTCGCGGGGACTAGCCGGCGGGATGCGCCGGCGTCGCCGGACCGTTCGGGGGGAAGCGCACCACCCCTGCCGAAGGCCGCGCGAGACACCGCCACGCCAGGGAGGACCGCCATGGAAGTCGTTCGCCCGCAGCGCAGCCAGGCCCGTCCCACCGATACGCCGGAGAACTTCGGCGGGACCGTACGCATGCAGCGGTGGCGGCAGGCGAAGGACCCGACGGCGGTCGACCTCGTCGCGGTGTTTTTCGACGCCGGCTCACGGACGCGGCCGCACGTCCACAAGTCCGATCAGGTGCTGTACGTCGTCGAGGGCGAGGGCATCGTGGCGACCGAGCGCGAGCGGCGGATCATCCGGCCGGGAGAGATCGTGATCGTGCCGGCCGGCGAATGGCACTGGCACGGCGCGACCGCGACCGCGGCGATGTGCCATCTGTCCACGCGGCCCGCCGGACCCACGGACTGGAACGCGCCGCTCCGGGATTGGGAGACCTACATGGAAGGCGCGCGCTAGATACCGGCTTCTCCAGCGGCGCCTCCCGCAGCATCCGCATGCCTTCAAACAGTACTCGAAAGCGTATGATTCCAGAGTAGGGACCCCCAGGAACGGCCGGGGGAACGGAGAACGGCGAAGCGGTGACATGCCCGGTATCCCGGGGGAGACGGGGCAAATGGTCGTCCGCAAGCACCTCGAGCACCTATCGTTGCCCGACGGATACTCAGCGAAGTGCGTCGACGCGGTCTGGTGCCTCTTTGATCCTCACGGCACGCCGCTGCTCAGCTCGGCGGACGCGACGGCGGTCGAAATAGACGCCTGGCGGGACGTCTGGC belongs to bacterium and includes:
- a CDS encoding ABC transporter substrate-binding protein → MALVPRAMAVWVVCVLGFGLASMAAGQGVHRGGMLRVALSGDIVTLDPHLSGAAIDRQPYQNLFDKLVDTDEHLTIVPMLATSWTVTPDGRTVTFKLRDGVKFQDGTPFNAEAVKVNFDRMLDPKFPPIRKAEMRPVQRVTAVDPLTVQVVMDRPYSPLLYALTDRAGMMLSPAALAKEGMNFTQHPVGTGPYRFVERVPQDHTTFERNPDYWAKGLPYADRLVFRVIASDPARIANLKSGDVDIVANVPLPQVPELAKEAAQPGAGFHLLERGAFQWNAMPLNVTKPPFDNKLLRQALSLTIDRRALANVVLRGAAYPARSFFPNGTPAYDPSIAIPDRNIALAKERLAQAGRPGGFTFTLLLAGAGQQDASIAQAIQSMAAEAGIHAQIQILEGAAFLEMMQKAQHQATLSIWSGRPDPDFDVYPFVTQTGIGGLNLADYVSDRATVLLDGARLLSDMAQRRRAYSEVSRIVADDAPYVFLFYPKEYKLISAHVRGFVQVPDGMVRLRTVWLAP
- a CDS encoding cupin domain-containing protein, producing the protein MEVVRPQRSQARPTDTPENFGGTVRMQRWRQAKDPTAVDLVAVFFDAGSRTRPHVHKSDQVLYVVEGEGIVATERERRIIRPGEIVIVPAGEWHWHGATATAAMCHLSTRPAGPTDWNAPLRDWETYMEGAR